From a single Papaver somniferum cultivar HN1 unplaced genomic scaffold, ASM357369v1 unplaced-scaffold_19, whole genome shotgun sequence genomic region:
- the LOC113338480 gene encoding swi5-dependent recombination DNA repair protein 1 homolog, with the protein MGNNKKSTVKNNFKQFPIKMKKGLKSQQSQPDNASPSKSASLASKCRTPRKNKSAEPTDANTCQRRSSPRFKEAAEPSNPKSTTQTPSSPQPETNQPTPYTRKKVVSKTKNVLTPTKSKEGNKTVKRKLDTSTDPCPNIQLRNPNDTFSDFEEEEDDEILQHNKDVQEEEFDVDSDEGKDNYDGDETGVEKELDNDDNGSDDKPEDEVVEPRKRRKFVPRGPTQMHAMRLDNTDPKAKVPFHFKEQPIGDPYV; encoded by the exons ATGGGAAATAATAAG AAGTCAACAGTAAAGAATAATTTCAAGCAGTTTCCAATCAAG ATGAAGAAGGGACTGAAGAGTCAACAGTCCCAACCTGATAATGCATCTCCATCTAAAAGTGCTTCACTTGCTTCAAAGTGCCGAACACCGAGAAAAAACAAGTCTGCAGAACCAACTGATGCAAATACTTGTCAGAGGCGATCATCACCAAGGTTCAAAGAGGCTGCAGAACCAAGTAATCCTAAAAGTACTACACAAACTCCGTCAAGTCCACAACCTGAAACTAACCAACCAACTCCATACACTCGAAAGAAAGTAGTTTCTAAGACGAAGAATGTGCTGACACCTACAAAGTCCAAAGAAGGGAACAAGACAGTAAAGCGGAAATTGGACACAAGCACTGATCCATGTCCAAATATTCAACTCAGGAATCCAAATGACActttttctgattttgaagaggaagaagatgatgaaattttacaGCACAACAAAGACGTGCAAGAGGAAGAGTTTGATGTTGATTCTGATGAAGGAAAAGATAATTATGATGGTGATGAGACTGGTGTGGAAAAGGAattggataatgatgataatggtAGTGATGATAAGCCAGAAGATGAGGTTGTGGAACCaagaaagagaagaaagtttgTTCCACGTGGACCAACACAGATGCATGCAATGAGGTTAGATAACACAGATCCGAAAGCCAAAGTTCCCTTCCACTTTAAAGAACAACCAATTGGTGATCCATATGTGTAG